In Brienomyrus brachyistius isolate T26 chromosome 14, BBRACH_0.4, whole genome shotgun sequence, the following proteins share a genomic window:
- the gdf3 gene encoding protein DVR-1 gives MINLKIGVFLVLFWGVACSESADSVQERLFLNALGLSSRPKPVHHAPVPSVLWKIFRKSKAQESEPHQNEPCTVPEFGVQGNIVRILQDQGGLFSGPNSQCPTCVEKHMFFNISVLETVEQLTLAQLEIKFKHPFYHFPQAGVEIFSMYLYKVLKTALKGVHDESSRKLLLSQSIQLIPGSVTLNLTEIAETWRKPGRNFGFIIALHPNSVNPMLHGLEMVPELHSSLVTVSLNPLQCRSRRRRSAQHLPVTPSSVCKPRRLYIDFKDVGWQDWIIAPQGYMANYCHGECPFPLSESLNGTNHAILQTLVHSFNPKGTPQPCCVPIKLSPISMLYYDNNDNVVLRHYEDMVVDECGCR, from the exons ATGATTAATCTGAAAATTGGCGTTTTCCTTGTTTTATTTTGGGGGGTAGCTTGTTCTGAAAGCGCGGACAGCGTGCAGGAGCGATTGTTTTTAAACGCGCTTGGTCTTTCAAGCCGGCCGAAGCCAGTGCATCATGCCCCGGTACCTTCAGTCCTCTGGAAGATCTTCAGGAAAAGCAAAGCCCAGGAGTCCGAGCCGCATCAAAACGAGCCTTGTACTGTACCAGAGTTTGGTGTCCAAGGAAATATTGTGCGAATCCTTCAAGATCAAG gaGGGTTATTTTCTGGACCGAATAGCCAGTGCCCAACTTGTGTGGAGAAACACATGTTCTTCAACATATCTGTGCTTGAGACGGTGGAACAGCTGACTCTGGCGCAACTGGAAATAAAATTCAAACATCCCTTCTATCATTTTCCACAAGCAGGCGTAGAGATATTTAGCATGTACCTCTATAAGGTGTTAAAGACTGCGTTAAAAGGGGTACATGACGAATCCAGTCGGAAGCTCCTGCTCTCTCAGTCGATTCAACTAATCCCCGGCTCCGTCACCCTGAACCTGACTGAGATCGCAGAGACCTGGAGGAAACCGGGCAGAAACTTCGGGTTTATTATTGCGCTCCACCCCAACTCCGTAAACCCCATGTTGCATGGCTTGGAGATGGTCCCGGAGCTGCACTCGTCCTTGGTGACAGTGTCTCTAAACCCCCTGCAGTGCAGAtcgagaaggaggaggagtgcGCAgcatctgcctgtgacgcccagCAGCGTGTGCAAACCCAGGCGCTTGTACATCGACTTCAAGGATGTCGGGTGGCAAGATTGGATCATCGCGCCTCAGGGTTACATGGCTAACTATTGTCACGGCGAGTGTCCCTTTCCTCTGAGCGAAAGCTTAAATGGGACCAATCATGCCATATTGCAGACCCTGGTTCATTCCTTCAATCCCAAGGGGACGCCGCAGCCGTGCTGTGTCCCGATCAAATTGTCCCCGATTTCTATGCTTTATTACGACAACAATGACAACGTGGTCTTGAGGCATTATGAGGACATGGTGGTGGACGAGTGTGGGTGTAGATGA